From the Dama dama isolate Ldn47 chromosome 24, ASM3311817v1, whole genome shotgun sequence genome, one window contains:
- the LOC133046266 gene encoding small ribosomal subunit protein eS27-like, translated as MPLTKDLLLPSPEEEKRKHKKKRLVQTPDSYFMDVKCPGCCKITTVVSHAQTVVLCVGCTAVLCHPTGGKARLTEGWSFRWKQH; from the coding sequence ATGCCTCTCACAAAGGAtcttcttcttccctctccagaagaggagaagaggaaacaCAAGAAGAAGCGCCTGGTGCAGACCCCCGATTCCTATTTCATGGATGTAAAATGCCCAGGTTGCTGTAAAATCACCACCGTCGTTAGCCATGCACAGACAGTAGTTTTGTGTGTTGGCTGCACTGCTGTCCTCTGCCACCCTACAGGAGGAAAAGCAAGGCTTACAGAAGGATGGTCTTTCAGATGGAAGCAGCACTAA